The Pyxicephalus adspersus unplaced genomic scaffold, UCB_Pads_2.0 Sca817, whole genome shotgun sequence genomic sequence TGTACACGGACAGCAACCGCAAGAGTTTGAATGGGCCCTTAGGGGGAAGCCTTTCCAATGAGATACAATGAAATTTCCATTGGTGACCTGCCTGAAAAATGTTAGTTGCCCGACTGTTATACTAACCTCGGCATTCAATACTTTAAGTTACAGACCAGAGGCAAGTATCTAGATATGGAAGGTTCCCTTATACATACCAGTTCACGTTAATGACTCAATATAAGAGCTAAGGAGACAGAATTTGCAATATGACAAGTTATTAATGGCTgcctccatttttcttttagaaacattttcctttacttttctcTTTGCCTTCTGATAATACTACACAGACTTCCTTCTTCTCTAACACTCATTAGCATCACATACACAAGACACCCTTTCATCTGTAGAATGTGCCCAGCATTCAGATTGCATCCTGATTCGTGTGACATATCTGGGACAGTCTCCATTAGAACATATTTAAGATCTGTGCAACACTCAGAACTCATATTATCACTTCTTGAGGTTTATAAGCAGATTGGAAAATCTTTGAATATTACAAGAAAcagttctttttttccccaatagaaaataatatatagtcCTTTCATCACACCTACAAGTCAGTTGTCAACTGAATGAGAGAGAAAAGCCAAGGCAGGTTTAGAAGCTCTGTTGTGGATAGAAAGATCTGTTTTTCCAGCATTGTAATGAAGTACAGATCTATTACCTGTAGTTAATATTAGTGAGGATCCAAGCTTACCCAACAGATGGCACCCTTGTATGGGTCAGGCCCTGAGTGGCACGTTTGATGGAAAAGGAAGGGTTTTTCATTGCGGTTTTCGTGGCTTCTTCCAGCAGCTCCTTCCacctatacaaaaaaacacacagtagtAACATACTAAACAACAGTAAGGCTTTTCTATCTCCTTAATAAACCCTTCTGTTCAGCTTTGATAATCCCTGCCTAAAACTATGTTTGGCAATGCAATAAACCTGTTTAATTACCTTTATATTGCATTCCTGGGTTCCCCTTACCCCCTTATTGGCAAGCCAACACAATTTTGTACACAGttttgtataaacttttttatttcatgcttTATTTTAGACCACACTGGAGCTTCTCTGCGAGCACACGTCAGAGATTTTTGTAAACTGCTCTATATAAAACTCACATGTGACcccataattaaaaataaaataaaaaaaggagagggcCAGGGATGTtaacattggggaaaaaaagactgGAGGACGCTGGAAGTCCCACAGCCAGGAAATGAAGCaggctttatctgacttgctcCAACTTTTATTGCACAATGTGAGATGCTTGCAGTGAAATCATAAAGGCGATTTGTCTGTTTTGGAATGGTAATCCCCATTCTAAAATGTCTGCTTTGCCAGTGCTTTTCTGATTGAAACCCGGTGATTTTCTGATTGACTTCTAACTGGCCCCTTTCTGTTGTTCGACTTACATATTTTTCTCTGACGATGTCATGGCTACAAGTTCATAGATCTGAGGGCCCAGTTCTGATGTGCAGATAATAAAGAACGCCTTcttgtctgcaataaaaaaaaaaatacattttcaaatccAGATCCACAAATGATTCGTGTTTAGTAgacatatttgaaaaacaaataaaaccgtGCATATAaagagacatagggcctgatttattaaaggctggagaaagtatactttcatcagtgaacctaagtgatccagcaaacctggaccagaAATCTAGTCAAAAGCTACACCTGGCCACTGGCTATGGTGTTGGGATCAATACAAACTTACCTGTAGCTACAGGTCGTACCAGCACAGAATTCAGCTTGATGACTGGGCTAAAGGTCTGCTTGGTATCAGAGGAGACAACTGTGGTTTTACTGTGACATTTCAGCACCAGCTTCTCATCTTGTTTCTGCAGTAGAACTAAGAGGTCCTCCAAGAGGAGAACATGGAGATCTGtaagaataaaaagataaaaaactatAACATTTGCCAGTTTCATAGGTTCTTTGTGAAAATGCTTTTTAGGCGCAATATGGGGCATCTGATTATTTTGTATATGGCAAAACTATAATTGTGCAAGACATAACCTTTTCTGCCCTCTGTAATTTTCATAACCTATTATCGTGATATTAGGATATATAGATACACTGTTTTAAATTATACTATAAGAGTGTGATTTTCTTTGGATCGCCTTTAGTACTGGAAATAACTGCTTATATCCCTCATATCCCTAATGTCAGAAGAATTGCCTGAGGGTGCTCAGGTCAGGCCTGCATAGCTGACCATCCTCTTACATCTATGGGCACCTTTAGAACTTTGCAATTTAGATCTCATACCAATGGTTTTATCTTTTGTGATCCTCCAGGTTAGGGAACCCTCATGGATCATCCTTCTTGTTGTCAAGTCCAAGTTCTGTAACCAGAAAAGCAGATTGTTATTCTCAGTGTTCTGAAAACTTGAACAACAATGACTTTCATTTAGTTAAGGATCACAGGATGAGGAGAAAGTGGGGTACAGAGATTTAGAATGAAGAGTATTGCTTTGTCACACCTATATTATCATGAACATTTTACGCACCAGTTAATACAAGTACAAAATTATTTCTTCTTGAATagtatacaaataaagaaaaacccaAGAATAAATTAATCAGTCTTAAATGTCTAGTAGTAGTTAATCGCATTCAactcatttttgtaaaaaaaaagtccaagaaCATTCAACCAGATTTATTTTTGTAGGAGAAGAACATTTTTCTAAGAACACTAAACTGGACTGGTTCATGTAAGAGAACATTTCCAAGAACACTGAACTGGGCTGGTTCCTGTAAGAGAAGAATAAGTCCAAGAACACTGAACTGGACTTGTTCCCGTAAGAGAATAATAAGTCCATAAACATTGAGCTGGATTTGTTCCTGTAAGAGAAGGAGTCCAAAGACATTTAACCAATCTACTTTTTGTTAGAGAAGAACGAGTCCACGATTATTCATCTAAACTTGTTCTTGCAAGAGAAGagcattcaactggacttgtacGAGAAAAACAAGTCCAAGAACAATTACCTGAACCTGTTTCTGTAAGAGAAGATCAAGCTCAGTTGAatttgactaactactactagatatgcaATGACCAGGATGAATGTAGTAGTAATAGTTTGTTTATATTCTGCAAACAGCTCCCCACAGGTCCAAAGGTTGAAGTGATAGTAAACCTCAGAAACATATGTGCTTCCTGCAACACAGGAGTGTTTAGTATGGAAGAGCATGACAAAGGATAAAAAGCCAATTGGTCGTATTGCAGTGCTTATGTACCAACAAGGTGATTAGCtacatcaaatatttaaaatattcccaTGTCCTGTTTGTAGGCCTGATGCCAGTCTACAGGTAGAAGTGGAAATACCTGAGGAACAGAAACAAAGTAAATGATTGCAGCTAAGCATATATCAGTGGAGAACACACTGATGTCTTTACATTGTCTTGATGAAGATCTTCTTGACAAGCAACAAGTCTACATGTAGAAGATGGAAATATCTCAGGAATGGGACTTTGCAGAAACAAAGTAAATGTTATGTAGCTAATCATACTTCACGGAACATACATATACCTTTACATGGTCTTTGTCAACTCCTACAAGTCTACAACCAAAAACAgagaatattttagaaataagacttcacagaaaaaagtaaagttatATAGCTAATAAAACTTCAGAGGAGAACATACAACTGTCCCTTATTTGTACCAGAGTTCAGGTATACTAACTCCAGCAACAAAATATCACACCAGACCAAGCTGTGCAAATCTAAGTAATGGAAGGACAGAACTAGAAAGCTGTTGGCAAGGTAAAGTTCTTATAGTTGTATTTTTACCTGTATATTTGGCTTTTACATGAAGTTTGCGTTAAAGAATATGATATAGTGTAACTTGTGATTTACTCACCATCTTCCAAAGCAGATTCTGCTAGACCATCAGCCCCTGAAGGCCACTGGCTGTTAGGATCAGATTGGTCCTCTGCCCCACCTCCGGCATCTTCCACTTTAGAAGGGAAAGGCATCTGTGTTGGGGTCTGAGCTTCATCCTCCTCCATTCCTTCTGGTTCTTCCAGCAGAACATCAGTTTTGTGAGAGTGAACCAAGAAGTCATTGGGATTATCATCTGCAGGGATAAACAGGGAGCTTGTTACTGCTAGGCtatgaaaaaacatgcaaacaaatattttttaattctttagtaTAAAACTGGAGTCGGATTgtcacagtagctgcaaggcaggatagtggaccctctgtgccaCCAACTCAGTGGgtagatacgtgcacagggcacagagtctaagcagctgcccggtcttcaccagatcCTCTAGAGGTGGGGGTGTTGCGTTGCgagcaactgccaggttgcaggcCCCCGTGCAGACAGAGGCAGGTGGCTGCTATTAAGCAGGAACTAAAACGtaggaaatccaaaagagtagtctaACAAACCAAAGGTCGGGgtgggcagcaaacaagggttgtcaggaaacaggcaaaaaggtcaggacaggcagcaaataggagttgtcaggaaacaagccaaggtcggtacacaaggaatcttgaacaagagaaacaaacaacagaaacCTAGAAGCAgagccaggtcacttccttaagaagggaatgtcaggtgatgggtgtagatcaagtgagccgcagacatcaatcccaccagcagagggagtgctgttgctgagataatctcaggtgttattcagatgtatGCCAACAAAGGGAGTCTGTAtgcggaataccctggttctctgaggcaagggagcagctgacagagaatcacctgacttggagcaggacgTTGGATCTAgcggcagagatggtgctggcagcaggggactgcaaggagggtgagcaagaaggaggcacaggtgacctggacctgcagggatctgtgacaaggACTGAGTCTGTTTTATAGTCTTCTGTAATGTTGCACTAGCTACCTATTTACCCTAAGTTCATTGATGTTCAGTTAAGTTTTTATTGGGTGGCGTGGCAGATTAGTGACTAGCAGTCCTGTCCGAGTCAAATCGAAGCCAGGTCTCCACCGGCAtttagtttgtatgttctctgtggtttccaacatcccaaaaacataccgGTAGATTAACTTGACTTCTCCCAAATTGGTCCTAGCCTACGGTAAGAatattaggttgtgagctccttttgggAAGAATTAACGTGGAAGCCATCTGTTGTCAAATCCATTTTATTGCACCAATAGGGGTGATAACACTTTTGTATAAGCTCTGCAACATGtgattattttagaaaaaaatggtggcCTAAAGAGGCAacctaaactttattttcataGCTAGTTTTCAGCCAACAGATTGCCTTACATTGGAGAACATAGACagtctatttaatttattttaattccgATGTCACTGGCCAACAAGTGCCATTATGAAAAATGAaacccaaaaaaatgcaaaagtgaaGGAGGAAACTACAATTTGCAGCTTCCAGGATACAAGTAACATATCTTACAAACTGCGTTTTTTAGACattaatgaaaatacataaacacaactGAGGGATGTGAATGGTAGATGGAATCCGAACACAAATAGTGGAGTTAAGGTACAACTTACCCGATGAGAGATCATCACTGTTGCTTCTTATGCCAACCGTATCCTGCAGCACCGAACTGAAAGAACAAGAAACAAAGGCAGTATTGTCAAGATTAAACAGTATTGCATTTGGGAGATGGGAAAAGTTAGGAGATGTCAACTACTGACTAAGTGAGCTAGATTATCTGATATTTCACCACACAACCAATTGCGGTTCTGTTGTGATGCCATTAATTTTGTACCTGGACAATGCACTAAAATGAAAAGATGTGTATTAGAAAAAATGCTATGAGACCATTAAAATCTGTGGTGTACACGGACAGCAACCGCAAGAGTTTGAATGGGCCCTTAGGGGGAAGCCTTTCCAATGAGATACAATGAAATTTCCATTGGTGACCTGCCTGAAAAATGTTAGTTGCCCGACTGTTATACTAACCTCGGCATTCAATACTTTAAGTTACAGACCAGAGGCAAGTATCTAGATATGGAAGGTTCCCTTATACATACCAGTTCACGTTAATGACTCAATATAAGAGCTAAGGAGACAGAATTTGCAATATGACAAGTTATTAATGGCTgcctccatttttcttttagaaacattttcctttacttttctcTTTGCCTTCTGATAATACTACACAGATTTTTGGACTTGTAAATTAACTTCCTTCTTCTCTAACACTCATTAGCATCACATACACAAGACACCCTTTCATCTGTAGAATGTGCCCAGCATTCAGATTGCATCCTGATTCGTGTGACATATCTGGGACAGTCTCCATTAGAACATATTTAAGATCTGTGCAACACTCAGAACTCATATTATCACTTCTTGAGGTTTATAAGCAGATTGGAAAATCTTTGAATATTACAAGAAAcagttctttttttccccaatagaaaataatatatagtcCTTTCATCACACCTACAAGTCAGTTGTCAACTGAATGAGAGAGAAAAGCCAAGGCAGGTTTAGAAGCTCTGTTGTGGATAGAAAGATCTGTTTTTCCAGCATTGTAATGAAGTACAGATCTATTACCTGTAGTTAATATTAGTGAGGATCCAAGCTTACCCAACAGATGGCACCCTTGTATGAGTCAGGCCCTGAGTGGCACGTTTGATGGAAAAGGAAGGGTTTTTCAT encodes the following:
- the LOC140321130 gene encoding rho guanine nucleotide exchange factor 11-like, encoding MIHEGSLTWRITKDKTIDLHVLLLEDLLVLLQKQDEKLVLKCHSKTTVVSSDTKQTFSPVIKLNSVLVRPVATDKKAFFIICTSELGPQIYELVAMTSSEKNMWKELLEEATKTAMKNPSFSIKRATQGLTHTRVPSVGSVLQDTVGIRSNSDDLSSDDNPNDFLVHSHKTDVLLEEPEGMEEDEAQTPTQMPFPSKVEDAGGGAEDQSDPNSQWPSGADGLAESALEDGE